The following are from one region of the Pelagibius sp. CAU 1746 genome:
- a CDS encoding BON domain-containing protein, which translates to MSSAPTPQDVLNAVRRTWRSAPRIGPKAPHGNMEFDAGTLTLEGEMPDIAAKKLALELAAAVPGVTGIVDRLHVAPAERLEDGEIRDLVSRALEQEPAFAELALSEIVKGGEKILRDPAERKRGWIRLSVAEGVVTLDGEVPGLEFKRLAGVLAWWVPGSRDVVNGLGITPEEADNDAEITGAVRMALEKDPFVNAGQIIVGTVDAVVTLAGLVPSESEREMAECDAWYVFGVDRVHNKIEVAPFAAG; encoded by the coding sequence ATGTCCAGCGCACCGACCCCGCAAGACGTCCTCAACGCCGTCCGCCGCACCTGGCGCAGCGCGCCGCGCATTGGCCCCAAGGCACCGCACGGCAACATGGAATTCGACGCCGGCACCCTGACCCTGGAAGGCGAGATGCCGGATATCGCCGCCAAGAAGCTGGCCCTCGAGCTGGCCGCCGCGGTGCCGGGCGTGACGGGCATCGTCGACCGCCTGCACGTCGCCCCGGCCGAGCGCCTGGAGGACGGCGAGATCCGCGATCTGGTGAGCCGCGCGCTGGAACAGGAGCCGGCCTTCGCCGAACTGGCGCTGTCGGAGATCGTCAAGGGCGGGGAAAAGATCCTGCGCGACCCGGCCGAGCGCAAACGCGGTTGGATCCGGCTTTCCGTCGCCGAGGGGGTGGTGACGCTGGACGGCGAGGTGCCGGGCCTGGAGTTCAAGCGCCTGGCCGGCGTGCTGGCCTGGTGGGTGCCGGGCAGCCGCGACGTCGTCAACGGCCTGGGCATCACCCCCGAGGAGGCGGACAACGACGCGGAGATCACCGGCGCCGTGCGCATGGCCCTGGAGAAGGACCCCTTCGTCAACGCCGGGCAGATCATCGTCGGCACCGTCGACGCCGTGGTCACCCTGGCCGGACTGGTGCCGAGCGAAAGCGAGCGCGAGATGGCGGAGTGCGATGCCTGGTACGTCTTCGGCGTCGACCGGGTCCACAACAAGATCGAGGTGGCGCCCTTTGCGGCGGGCTGA
- a CDS encoding magnesium transporter, whose translation MQAHTVEDKEEALETAAFHMVTGIPKATADLPVAVVEEELRGHRFDCADCIFVTDGEGRFTGVVRINDLLAAAPEEEIGGIVEERHGTAQLDDDQEHIALLAMEKDMIAVPVLDRAGRLVGAVPPEALLDILRHEHMEDLQRLAGIQRHADGAAEALQAPIHDRVRRRLPWLVVGLLASTAATAVVALFEETLNANVTVAFFVPALVYIAGAIGTQAVSVAVRALSVVEVGLLRLVRDELIIGLTIGLAMGALSALPVYLVFGDGPLAVALGLAVLGAGTVSAVVGFGLPWAFQRLGFDPALGSGPVCTIIQDVASLAIYFALVTLVVV comes from the coding sequence ATGCAAGCTCACACCGTGGAAGACAAGGAAGAGGCGTTGGAAACGGCCGCCTTTCACATGGTGACGGGAATTCCCAAGGCCACCGCCGACCTGCCCGTGGCGGTGGTGGAGGAGGAGTTGCGCGGCCATCGCTTCGACTGCGCGGATTGCATCTTCGTGACCGACGGCGAAGGGCGCTTCACCGGCGTCGTGCGCATCAACGACCTGCTGGCCGCCGCGCCCGAGGAGGAAATCGGCGGCATCGTCGAGGAACGCCACGGCACCGCGCAGTTGGACGACGATCAGGAACACATCGCCCTGCTGGCCATGGAGAAGGACATGATCGCGGTGCCGGTACTGGACAGGGCGGGCCGGCTGGTGGGCGCGGTGCCGCCGGAAGCCCTGCTCGACATCCTGCGGCACGAGCACATGGAGGATCTGCAGCGCCTGGCGGGTATCCAGCGTCACGCCGACGGCGCGGCCGAGGCCTTGCAGGCGCCGATCCACGACCGCGTGCGCCGCCGCCTGCCCTGGCTCGTCGTCGGCCTGCTGGCATCCACGGCGGCGACGGCGGTGGTCGCCCTTTTCGAGGAAACGCTGAATGCCAACGTCACCGTCGCCTTCTTCGTGCCGGCGCTGGTCTACATCGCCGGGGCCATCGGCACCCAGGCGGTCTCCGTGGCGGTGCGCGCCCTCTCGGTGGTGGAGGTCGGGCTGCTGCGCCTGGTGCGCGACGAGCTGATCATCGGCCTGACCATCGGCCTGGCCATGGGCGCGCTCTCGGCCTTGCCGGTCTATCTGGTCTTCGGCGACGGCCCTTTGGCCGTGGCGTTGGGACTGGCGGTGCTGGGCGCGGGCACGGTGTCGGCGGTGGTCGGCTTCGGTCTGCCCTGGGCCTTCCAGCGCCTCGGCTTCGACCCGGCGCTGGGCAGCGGCCCGGTCTGCACCATCATTCAGGACGTGGCCAGCCTGGCCATCTACTTCGCGCTGGTGACGCTGGTGGTCGTCTAG
- a CDS encoding hemerythrin family protein, with product MTDTGDGGARARESVAKCLDLILDDHFELRELLDDLSKAVAAGDTAFAKQVLLRFQVWMERHFAIEEDAMRSFGFPDYEAHRGHHESLRDSLAAIDRFLLLDEPGALHDGVVDYVEQTLTHVEELDRPLDAFLRAAMP from the coding sequence ATGACGGATACCGGCGACGGGGGCGCCAGGGCGCGCGAAAGCGTAGCCAAGTGCCTGGATCTCATCCTTGACGACCATTTCGAACTGCGTGAGCTCCTCGACGACCTGAGCAAGGCCGTGGCGGCGGGCGACACGGCTTTCGCCAAGCAGGTTCTGCTGCGGTTCCAAGTCTGGATGGAGCGGCACTTCGCCATCGAAGAGGACGCCATGCGCAGCTTTGGCTTTCCGGATTACGAGGCGCACCGCGGCCACCATGAGAGCCTGCGCGACAGCCTCGCCGCCATCGACCGTTTCCTGCTGCTGGACGAGCCGGGCGCCCTGCATGACGGCGTCGTCGACTACGTCGAGCAGACATTAACGCACGTCGAAGAGCTTGACCGGCCTTTGGACGCCTTCCTGCGTGCCGCGATGCCTTGA
- a CDS encoding FGGY family carbohydrate kinase, giving the protein MTIAAIDQGTTSTRALALEAGGAARVVKAVEHRQIYPQPGWVEHDPEELIASIRTCAEAVEAPEAFGIDNQGESCLAWHAETKEAVSPVIVWQDSRTAETLEILKRDGAEALTLERAGLPLDAYFSAAKLAWIVETLPEAKRLLDKGKLRLGTTDAFFLDRLTGRCVTDITTASRTSLMNLASGLWDEELCRLFGVPIEALPEIVPTTGDFGALEVAGRAVPVTASLVDQQAALYGHGCRKAGDVKITFGTGAFVLMLTGAEILRAPDKGLLPTVAWQLAGEEPVYALDGGVYSASAAVNWGRGLGLFQDFDWLNRLEGPPSLEAGLAFVPALSGLACPHWDRRARGTWVGLSIDHGPAELMKSILEGVACRAAEVVQAMSSLLPASGPLSVDGGMSANPYFLQFLADILERELNVSTNAELTGSGTARLAALACGHGVTEGGAVQAVRPAATRGELLARFAEAVKVSRGWKG; this is encoded by the coding sequence ATGACCATCGCCGCCATCGATCAAGGCACCACCAGCACCCGCGCCCTGGCCCTGGAAGCCGGCGGCGCCGCGCGCGTGGTCAAAGCGGTGGAGCACCGCCAGATCTATCCGCAGCCCGGCTGGGTCGAGCATGACCCGGAGGAACTGATCGCCAGTATCCGCACCTGCGCCGAAGCGGTCGAGGCGCCGGAGGCCTTCGGGATCGACAACCAAGGGGAAAGCTGCCTCGCCTGGCATGCGGAAACCAAAGAGGCCGTCTCACCGGTCATCGTTTGGCAGGACAGCCGCACGGCGGAGACCCTCGAGATCCTGAAGCGCGACGGCGCCGAAGCGCTGACCCTGGAACGCGCCGGCCTGCCGCTCGACGCCTACTTCTCCGCCGCCAAGCTGGCTTGGATCGTGGAGACCCTGCCCGAAGCAAAGCGGCTGCTCGACAAGGGCAAGCTGCGCCTCGGCACCACCGACGCCTTCTTCCTGGACCGCCTGACCGGACGCTGCGTCACCGACATCACCACCGCCTCGCGCACCTCGTTGATGAACCTGGCAAGCGGCCTCTGGGATGAAGAACTCTGCCGCCTCTTCGGCGTGCCGATCGAGGCTCTGCCGGAGATCGTGCCCACCACCGGCGATTTCGGCGCGCTGGAGGTCGCGGGCAGGGCGGTCCCGGTGACCGCCAGCCTGGTCGATCAACAGGCGGCGCTCTACGGCCACGGCTGCCGCAAGGCCGGCGACGTGAAGATCACCTTCGGCACCGGCGCCTTCGTCCTCATGCTGACCGGCGCCGAGATCCTGCGCGCGCCGGACAAGGGCCTGTTGCCCACCGTGGCCTGGCAGCTTGCGGGCGAAGAACCGGTCTACGCCCTGGACGGCGGCGTCTATTCGGCCAGCGCCGCGGTCAACTGGGGGCGCGGGCTCGGCCTGTTCCAGGATTTCGACTGGCTGAACCGCCTGGAGGGGCCGCCGTCCCTGGAAGCGGGCCTCGCCTTCGTGCCCGCGCTCTCCGGTCTGGCCTGTCCGCATTGGGACCGCCGGGCGCGCGGCACCTGGGTCGGCCTTTCCATCGACCACGGGCCGGCGGAGCTGATGAAGTCCATCCTGGAGGGGGTGGCCTGCCGCGCCGCCGAGGTGGTCCAGGCGATGTCCAGCCTGCTGCCGGCCAGCGGCCCGCTGTCCGTCGACGGCGGCATGTCGGCCAATCCCTACTTCCTGCAGTTCCTGGCCGACATCCTGGAGCGCGAATTGAACGTCTCGACCAACGCCGAACTGACCGGCAGCGGAACGGCGAGGCTGGCCGCCCTGGCCTGCGGCCACGGCGTGACCGAAGGCGGCGCGGTACAGGCGGTGCGCCCGGCGGCGACGCGCGGCGAGCTGCTGGCCAGGTTCGCCGAAGCGGTGAAGGTATCGCGCGGCTGGAAAGGCTGA
- a CDS encoding FAD/NAD(P)-binding oxidoreductase — MRGDRKTLPQAVEVAVVGGGPAGLAAATRLKERGVASVAVLDREPRAGGIPRHCGHYPFGLREFHRLLRGPDYARRLVARAEKAGVEIYPQTTVTAIAPGPRLTLSTPEDLSELSARKVLLATGVRETSRAARFIGGQRPLGVVSTGALQSMVYLAGKRPFARPVILGSELVSFSAILTCRHAGIRPAAMIEAGERITARSFFQALPLLSGIPLHLGTELLAIHGKRRVEGVTLRGPGGAEQELACDGVIVTGAFTPEATLCRLGHLELDATDKGGSGGPVIDQFGRCSDPDFFAAGNLLRPVETAGWSWREGVAAGDVLADSLAGRLPPAERHLKIVADHPAIKLALPQRIALPFTEGALPPLQLRMTRAAAGRLEARDGDTVVWSKTLSALPERRVLLPLNEVARKVRGGTLSLSFSEVA, encoded by the coding sequence ATGCGGGGTGATCGCAAGACCCTGCCGCAGGCGGTCGAGGTGGCCGTCGTCGGCGGCGGCCCGGCCGGCCTCGCCGCCGCGACGCGGCTGAAGGAACGCGGCGTCGCCTCGGTCGCGGTGCTGGACCGCGAGCCCCGGGCCGGCGGCATCCCGCGCCACTGCGGCCACTACCCCTTCGGCCTGCGCGAGTTCCACCGCCTGCTGCGCGGCCCCGACTACGCCCGGCGCCTGGTGGCCCGCGCCGAGAAGGCCGGCGTCGAGATCTATCCGCAGACAACCGTCACCGCCATCGCCCCTGGGCCGCGCTTGACTCTATCGACGCCCGAGGATCTGAGCGAATTGTCCGCCAGGAAAGTCCTGCTGGCCACCGGCGTGCGCGAGACCAGCCGCGCCGCGCGCTTCATCGGCGGCCAGCGCCCGCTGGGCGTGGTCTCCACCGGGGCGCTACAGTCCATGGTCTACCTGGCCGGCAAGCGCCCCTTCGCGCGCCCGGTCATCCTGGGCAGCGAACTGGTTTCCTTTTCCGCCATTCTCACCTGCCGCCACGCGGGCATCCGCCCCGCGGCCATGATCGAAGCAGGCGAGCGAATCACCGCGCGCAGCTTCTTCCAGGCCCTGCCGCTCCTCTCCGGCATCCCGCTGCATCTCGGCACCGAATTGCTCGCCATTCACGGCAAGCGCCGGGTCGAAGGCGTCACCCTGCGCGGGCCCGGCGGCGCGGAGCAGGAACTGGCCTGCGACGGCGTCATCGTCACCGGCGCCTTCACGCCGGAGGCGACGCTCTGCCGCCTGGGCCACCTGGAACTCGACGCCACGGATAAGGGGGGCAGCGGCGGCCCGGTCATCGACCAGTTCGGCCGCTGTTCCGATCCCGACTTCTTCGCCGCCGGCAATTTGCTGCGCCCGGTGGAGACCGCCGGCTGGAGCTGGCGTGAAGGCGTCGCCGCCGGCGACGTGCTGGCCGACAGCCTGGCCGGCCGGCTGCCGCCCGCCGAGCGCCACCTGAAGATCGTCGCCGATCACCCGGCAATCAAGCTGGCGCTGCCCCAGCGCATCGCCCTGCCCTTCACCGAGGGCGCCCTGCCCCCTCTGCAGCTACGGATGACGCGTGCCGCCGCCGGACGGCTGGAGGCGCGCGACGGCGACACCGTCGTCTGGTCGAAGACCCTGTCGGCCCTGCCGGAGCGCCGGGTGCTCTTGCCGCTCAACGAGGTCGCCCGCAAGGTGCGTGGCGGCACTCTTTCCCTCAGCTTCTCCGAGGTCGCCTGA
- a CDS encoding NAD(P)/FAD-dependent oxidoreductase, which yields MLPAAASHEDHASVMPDAPADHPAQRGETFDAAVIGAGVVGCAVARRLTLEGAKVVVIEKASDILDGASKGNSGILHTGFDAPPDSLEQRCIAAGYREYLEIRERLNLPLLACGALVLAWNEEEEARLPALMAQARANGVDDVAALSRAEILALEPNLSPRVRAGFRVPREYVIDPWSAPTAYLRQALENGAACRRGCEVLGGAFDGEAWDLETGGGPLRARAVVNCAGLYGDIVDRRLLGEASFTIRPRKGQFVVFDKAAASLAEAIILPVPTAKTKGVVICRTSFGNLLVGPTAEDQDSRDDASTDGATLKMLRDKGIEMLPALAGMPVTATYAGLRPASEDKDYQVKARAAQRYVTVGGIRSTGLSSALGLAREVHRLLVSFGDSYTPPQEAAWPRAGVLTDYAERAWARPDNGGIVCHCELVTRREIEAALDGPLAARSLAGLKRRTRATMGRCQGFYCLGALSQITEGCFEEPLAEDEGDAG from the coding sequence ATGCTCCCCGCCGCCGCCAGCCACGAGGACCACGCCTCCGTTATGCCCGACGCCCCGGCAGACCATCCGGCGCAACGCGGTGAGACCTTCGACGCCGCGGTGATCGGCGCCGGGGTCGTCGGCTGCGCCGTGGCGCGGCGGCTGACCCTTGAAGGCGCCAAAGTGGTGGTGATCGAAAAGGCCAGCGACATTCTGGACGGCGCCAGCAAAGGCAACAGCGGCATCCTGCACACCGGCTTCGATGCGCCGCCGGACTCCCTGGAGCAGCGCTGCATCGCCGCCGGTTACCGGGAATACCTGGAAATCCGCGAGCGGCTGAATCTGCCTCTGCTCGCCTGCGGCGCCCTGGTGCTGGCCTGGAACGAAGAGGAGGAGGCCCGGCTGCCCGCCTTGATGGCGCAGGCAAGGGCCAACGGGGTCGACGACGTCGCGGCGCTGAGCCGGGCCGAGATCCTGGCCCTGGAGCCCAATCTCTCGCCCCGCGTCCGGGCTGGGTTCCGCGTGCCGCGCGAGTACGTCATCGACCCCTGGAGCGCCCCCACCGCCTACCTGCGGCAGGCCCTGGAGAACGGCGCCGCCTGCCGGCGCGGCTGCGAGGTGCTGGGTGGCGCTTTCGACGGGGAAGCCTGGGACCTGGAGACGGGCGGCGGGCCGCTGCGGGCCCGCGCCGTCGTCAACTGCGCCGGGCTGTACGGCGATATCGTCGACCGCCGCCTGCTGGGCGAGGCCAGCTTCACCATCCGCCCGCGCAAGGGCCAGTTCGTGGTCTTCGACAAGGCGGCGGCCAGCCTCGCCGAGGCCATCATCCTGCCGGTGCCGACCGCCAAGACCAAGGGCGTGGTCATCTGCCGCACCAGCTTCGGCAATCTGCTGGTGGGGCCGACCGCGGAGGACCAGGACAGCCGCGACGACGCCTCGACCGACGGCGCAACGCTGAAGATGCTGCGCGACAAAGGCATCGAGATGCTGCCGGCCCTGGCCGGGATGCCCGTCACCGCCACCTACGCCGGCCTGCGCCCCGCCAGCGAGGACAAGGACTACCAGGTGAAAGCGCGCGCGGCGCAACGCTACGTCACCGTCGGCGGCATCCGCTCGACGGGGCTCAGCAGCGCCCTCGGCCTGGCGCGCGAGGTCCACCGCCTGCTGGTCTCCTTCGGCGACAGCTACACTCCGCCGCAGGAAGCCGCCTGGCCCCGGGCCGGCGTGCTGACCGACTACGCCGAGCGCGCCTGGGCCCGGCCGGACAACGGCGGCATCGTCTGCCACTGCGAACTGGTGACCCGGCGCGAGATCGAGGCGGCTCTGGACGGCCCGCTGGCCGCGCGCAGCCTCGCCGGCCTGAAGCGCCGGACCCGTGCCACCATGGGACGCTGCCAGGGTTTCTACTGCCTGGGCGCCCTCTCGCAGATCACGGAAGGGTGCTTTGAAGAACCGCTGGCGGAGGACGAAGGCGATGCGGGGTGA
- a CDS encoding DeoR/GlpR family DNA-binding transcription regulator, whose translation MTAKTKSKARFLGPKLRREKIAEAVRRHGKVSVEQLALRFKTSHETIRRDLAALAETGSIQKFHGGAKLPGRQEEGPFRERMVLNAVAKRVIAEKTARLIAPGDTIFIDTGSTTLMCAEEIAKIGGLTVITNSTRIAAVMSGGGNRTVIFLLGGRFDGDNQETVGPTAISEIQSFHADHALITIGALDAAAGATDFNFDEAQVARAMMENADNLIVVADASKFQRRAAFAVCPLERIGALVCDRVPAGALAGELAAAGVSVH comes from the coding sequence TTGACGGCAAAAACGAAGAGCAAGGCGCGTTTTCTCGGCCCCAAGCTGCGCCGGGAGAAGATCGCCGAGGCGGTGCGCCGCCACGGCAAGGTCAGCGTCGAGCAGCTTGCGCTCCGCTTCAAGACCTCCCACGAGACCATTCGCCGCGACCTCGCCGCCCTGGCGGAGACCGGCAGCATCCAGAAATTTCACGGCGGCGCCAAGCTGCCCGGCCGCCAGGAAGAGGGGCCGTTCCGCGAGCGCATGGTCCTCAACGCGGTGGCCAAGCGCGTGATCGCGGAAAAGACGGCGCGCCTCATCGCGCCCGGGGACACGATCTTCATCGACACCGGTTCCACGACCCTGATGTGCGCCGAGGAGATCGCGAAGATCGGCGGCCTGACGGTGATCACCAATTCCACACGCATCGCGGCGGTGATGTCCGGAGGCGGCAACCGAACGGTGATTTTTCTGCTGGGGGGACGCTTCGACGGCGATAATCAGGAAACCGTCGGCCCGACGGCGATTTCGGAGATTCAATCGTTCCATGCGGACCACGCCCTGATTACCATCGGTGCCTTGGACGCGGCGGCCGGCGCCACGGACTTCAACTTCGACGAGGCCCAGGTGGCCCGGGCGATGATGGAGAACGCCGATAATCTGATCGTGGTGGCCGATGCGTCGAAGTTCCAGCGCCGGGCGGCCTTCGCGGTCTGCCCGCTGGAGCGCATCGGTGCGCTGGTCTGCGACCGCGTGCCGGCGGGCGCGCTGGCGGGGGAACTGGCGGCGGCGGGGGTATCCGTTCATTGA
- a CDS encoding TRAP transporter substrate-binding protein, with translation MTKKSQPNKAGKAADKTVNTGRRSFLKNAGVGGTAVAASTLAAPYVHAQSGPIKWRLQTYSGAPLGAHVIKPQIEAFNKAANGEMEIELYYADQLVPTSELFRALQNGTIDAVQSDDATMASPVDISVFGGYFPFSTRYSLDLPVLFQRYGLNEIWKEAYDEVEGVEWLSAGAWDPCHIFTKEPINSLADMNGKRVFGVPTAGRFLARYGLIPVTVPWDDVEVAIQTGELDGVAWCGFTEAYEVGWADVCNYALLNNVTGAWCGSYFANTDSWAKVPDHLKELFLISVDQSHYYRQVWYWGGEAQLRAEGNKMELTTIPAEEWDQVVKDAEQFWDEIASISPRAARVVEIYKKYNATMDKVGVPYRYS, from the coding sequence ATGACGAAGAAGTCACAACCTAACAAGGCAGGGAAGGCGGCCGACAAGACGGTCAACACGGGGCGCCGTTCGTTCTTGAAGAACGCCGGTGTCGGCGGTACGGCGGTCGCCGCCTCCACCCTGGCGGCCCCCTACGTTCACGCCCAGAGCGGGCCGATCAAGTGGCGTCTCCAGACCTATTCGGGTGCACCGCTGGGCGCTCACGTCATCAAGCCGCAGATCGAAGCCTTCAACAAGGCGGCGAACGGCGAGATGGAGATCGAGCTCTACTACGCCGATCAGCTGGTCCCGACGTCCGAGCTGTTCCGCGCCCTGCAGAACGGCACCATCGACGCGGTGCAGAGCGACGACGCCACCATGGCCTCGCCGGTCGACATATCCGTCTTCGGCGGCTATTTCCCGTTCTCCACGCGCTACAGCCTGGATCTGCCGGTGCTGTTCCAGCGCTATGGCCTGAACGAAATCTGGAAGGAGGCCTATGACGAGGTCGAAGGTGTCGAGTGGCTGAGCGCCGGCGCCTGGGACCCCTGCCACATCTTCACCAAGGAGCCGATCAACTCCCTGGCCGACATGAACGGCAAGCGCGTCTTCGGCGTGCCGACCGCCGGCCGCTTCCTGGCCCGCTACGGCCTGATCCCGGTCACCGTTCCCTGGGACGACGTGGAAGTCGCCATCCAGACCGGCGAGCTGGACGGCGTCGCCTGGTGCGGCTTCACCGAGGCCTACGAGGTCGGCTGGGCCGATGTCTGCAACTACGCACTGCTGAACAACGTGACCGGCGCCTGGTGCGGCTCCTATTTCGCCAACACCGATTCCTGGGCGAAGGTGCCGGATCACCTGAAGGAGCTGTTCCTCATCTCCGTCGACCAGTCGCACTACTACCGTCAGGTCTGGTACTGGGGCGGCGAGGCGCAGCTGCGCGCCGAGGGCAACAAGATGGAGCTGACCACCATCCCCGCCGAGGAGTGGGATCAGGTGGTCAAGGACGCCGAGCAGTTCTGGGACGAGATCGCTTCGATCTCCCCTCGCGCCGCCCGCGTCGTCGAGATCTACAAGAAGTACAACGCCACCATGGACAAGGTCGGCGTTCCCTACCGCTACTCCTGA
- a CDS encoding phasin family protein: MPSQAKNKGAAGLPAPHPAEEDFSAQGFESLVQANAKAAEIWLESWAKLAGESAGFVTRRWKQDLDLVEKICACRTPVELLRLQSEFMQRALVDYMKEATRLGDMETEAGVSEIEVLDQGLRGAGGERKRAKRK, from the coding sequence ATGCCCTCTCAAGCGAAGAACAAGGGTGCGGCGGGTCTCCCGGCCCCGCACCCGGCAGAGGAAGATTTTTCTGCCCAGGGGTTCGAGAGCCTGGTGCAGGCCAACGCCAAGGCGGCCGAGATATGGCTGGAATCCTGGGCTAAGCTGGCCGGCGAGTCGGCCGGCTTCGTGACCCGGCGCTGGAAACAGGATCTCGACCTCGTCGAGAAGATCTGCGCCTGCAGGACACCGGTCGAACTGCTGAGACTGCAGAGCGAGTTCATGCAGCGGGCCCTGGTCGACTATATGAAGGAAGCCACGCGCCTGGGCGACATGGAGACTGAGGCGGGAGTGTCGGAGATCGAGGTTCTCGACCAGGGCCTGCGCGGCGCCGGAGGCGAGAGGAAGCGCGCGAAGCGAAAGTGA
- a CDS encoding Glu/Leu/Phe/Val dehydrogenase produces MRDDETGAVSGLPEELDPLHITREQFNRARAHLEGFKRGLIEFFEVPKRTISVCFPVEMEDGSVRTFHGYRVLHNRVMGPGKGGIRYHPELTRREVAALAALMTWKCAIVKVPFGGAKGGVVCDPKELTETDLRRITRRFIHELGDNIGPHTDVPAPDLYTNEQTMAWIYDTYDVLHPGSNNRPVVTGKPLDLGGSVGRREATGYGAFLVTERFLELAPPPGFGGLKDARVAIQGYGQVGAAAAEAFRAAGARIVALSDSQGAILDEKGLDLEAVAAHKREHGTLVGLPESRTLTNEDLLALDCDILIPAALGNQIRSDNAAAVRARLIVEAANAPVTPAADDILCARGVTVLPDILVNAGGVTVSYFEWVQNIENSEWDLEEVNHRLRHRLRRGVDSVVECLQEIKGGATLPLENSGEAAAQSESGAKPAPVKRPPDLRTAALVVAVRRVARATLKRGIWP; encoded by the coding sequence ATGAGGGACGACGAAACCGGCGCCGTGTCGGGGCTGCCGGAAGAGCTGGATCCGCTGCACATCACGCGTGAGCAGTTCAATCGCGCGCGCGCCCACCTGGAAGGTTTCAAGCGCGGCCTCATAGAGTTCTTCGAGGTGCCCAAGCGCACCATCTCGGTCTGCTTTCCCGTGGAGATGGAAGACGGCTCGGTACGCACCTTTCACGGCTACCGCGTGCTGCACAACCGGGTCATGGGACCGGGCAAGGGCGGCATCCGCTATCACCCGGAGCTGACCCGGCGCGAGGTCGCGGCCCTGGCGGCGCTCATGACCTGGAAGTGCGCCATCGTGAAGGTGCCTTTCGGCGGCGCCAAGGGCGGCGTGGTCTGCGATCCGAAGGAGCTGACCGAGACCGACCTGCGGCGGATCACGCGCCGGTTCATCCACGAACTGGGCGACAACATCGGGCCGCACACCGACGTGCCGGCGCCGGATCTCTACACCAACGAACAGACCATGGCCTGGATCTACGATACCTACGATGTCCTGCATCCGGGCAGCAACAACCGGCCGGTGGTGACCGGCAAGCCGCTGGACCTGGGCGGCTCCGTCGGGCGGCGCGAGGCGACGGGCTACGGCGCCTTCCTGGTGACCGAACGTTTTCTGGAGCTGGCGCCGCCGCCGGGGTTCGGCGGCCTGAAGGACGCGCGCGTCGCCATCCAGGGCTACGGCCAGGTCGGCGCCGCCGCGGCCGAGGCGTTCCGCGCGGCCGGCGCCAGGATCGTCGCGCTCAGCGATTCCCAGGGTGCGATCCTGGACGAGAAAGGCCTCGACCTGGAGGCGGTGGCCGCCCACAAGCGCGAGCACGGCACCCTGGTCGGCCTGCCGGAGAGTCGCACTCTCACCAACGAGGATTTGCTGGCCCTCGACTGCGATATTCTCATTCCCGCGGCGCTGGGCAACCAGATCCGCAGCGACAACGCCGCGGCGGTCCGGGCCAGGCTGATCGTGGAGGCGGCCAATGCCCCAGTCACACCAGCAGCCGACGACATTCTCTGCGCCCGCGGCGTTACCGTGCTGCCGGACATTCTGGTGAACGCCGGCGGCGTGACGGTCAGCTACTTCGAGTGGGTCCAGAACATCGAAAATTCGGAGTGGGACTTGGAGGAGGTGAACCATCGTCTGCGCCACCGCTTGCGCCGCGGCGTCGACAGCGTGGTGGAGTGCCTTCAGGAGATTAAGGGCGGCGCAACCCTGCCGCTGGAGAACTCGGGCGAAGCCGCCGCGCAAAGCGAGAGCGGCGCGAAGCCGGCGCCGGTGAAGCGTCCGCCGGACCTGCGCACCGCCGCCCTGGTGGTGGCCGTGCGCCGGGTCGCGCGCGCCACCCTGAAGCGCGGCATCTGGCCCTAG